A region from the SAR86 cluster bacterium genome encodes:
- a CDS encoding DUF4399 domain-containing protein: MLVIADDYKNIDCNGLAKVYFKNINDGFISNDNNLLIEFGSENINILPITKMPDKNAKCVSGHHHLIVDSELPNLKRPIPSGKNYLHFGKGQEEASIFLEEGTHTLQLLLGDYSHTPHDQPVYSEKILIKVINP; encoded by the coding sequence ATGCTAGTTATCGCAGATGATTATAAAAATATTGATTGTAATGGCTTAGCAAAAGTTTATTTTAAGAATATAAACGATGGGTTTATTTCAAATGATAATAATCTCTTAATAGAGTTCGGATCGGAAAATATTAATATATTACCAATTACAAAAATGCCAGATAAAAATGCAAAATGTGTTTCTGGGCATCATCACTTAATAGTGGATTCAGAATTGCCTAATCTGAAAAGACCAATACCTTCTGGTAAAAATTATTTACATTTTGGCAAAGGACAAGAAGAGGCAAGTATTTTTCTCGAAGAGGGTACTCATACTCTACAATTGCTGCTTGGAGATTATTCTCATACACCACACGATCAACCAGTTTACTCTGAGAAAATTTTGATTAAAGTTATTAACCCTTAA
- a CDS encoding TetR/AcrR family transcriptional regulator, whose protein sequence is MKSYHHGNLKKELIICACKLCEKDGYTNLSIRSLAKESGVSQSAPYRHFSTKSDLYAAVAVQGFSELGKACHMDPSKKITKKKLIKTGRKYIEFGLNSANTYDLMFGTAVGSFSNYPDLLISANATYDNFRLSFKKLANDSEEVISHKCIILWSMLHGLVGILRKVRIAGESYKESEGPMAGANMIAKNLDAHLDIVLTNIIKG, encoded by the coding sequence ATGAAATCTTATCATCATGGAAATTTAAAAAAAGAACTTATTATATGTGCATGCAAACTGTGTGAAAAGGATGGATATACAAACCTAAGCATAAGAAGTTTAGCTAAAGAAAGTGGGGTTTCGCAATCTGCTCCATACAGGCATTTTAGTACTAAGAGCGATCTATATGCAGCAGTTGCAGTCCAGGGTTTTAGTGAGTTAGGAAAGGCATGTCATATGGATCCATCAAAAAAAATAACAAAAAAGAAGCTTATAAAAACTGGAAGAAAATATATAGAATTTGGTTTAAATTCAGCTAATACATATGATTTGATGTTTGGAACTGCTGTAGGAAGCTTTTCTAATTATCCAGATCTTTTAATTTCAGCAAATGCTACTTATGATAATTTTAGATTGTCTTTTAAAAAATTAGCTAATGACTCAGAAGAAGTAATTAGTCACAAATGCATAATTTTATGGTCGATGCTTCATGGCCTTGTTGGTATTCTTAGAAAGGTACGAATTGCAGGTGAAAGTTATAAGGAATCAGAAGGTCCAATGGCTGGTGCAAATATGATTGCAAAAAATCTTGATGCACATTTAGATATTGTTCTAACAAATATTATTAAGGGTTAA
- the hemC gene encoding hydroxymethylbilane synthase — translation MTIKIATRSSKLALLQVDEFLDYQSIKDFEIIKVTTKGDKLSNEGKTQFDKLNFISDIEKLILKGEVDVAIHSAKDLPAIQSPTIAQSYFSQEKQIGNDVLIFRKDLDPIFKEHLRIGTSSLRRQMQAKHHLNASNIVSLNGNVTTRLKKLEDGICDCIILAEAGLRRLDLINKELNFIRLQHYTNFAQGTLAVQWKTESEHVREMWSGAMREMKEKYNLDMSTYDINRTKEIKTGHEVLKELNADCNSAIALEVKCDESSTDIVGEIYGRNRYIYFYANKVSDAIKTIKEKGGLELLNEHN, via the coding sequence ATGACAATTAAAATAGCTACTAGATCCTCAAAATTAGCATTACTGCAGGTTGATGAATTTCTTGATTATCAATCAATTAAAGATTTTGAAATTATAAAAGTTACAACAAAAGGCGATAAATTAAGTAATGAGGGAAAAACTCAATTCGATAAACTTAATTTTATATCGGACATTGAAAAATTAATTCTAAAAGGAGAAGTCGATGTTGCTATTCATTCTGCAAAAGACCTTCCTGCAATCCAATCTCCTACAATTGCTCAATCCTATTTTTCTCAAGAAAAACAAATAGGAAACGATGTTTTAATCTTTCGAAAAGATTTGGATCCAATTTTTAAAGAGCATTTAAGAATTGGGACATCAAGCTTAAGAAGACAAATGCAGGCTAAGCATCATCTAAATGCTTCAAATATTGTTTCTCTTAATGGCAACGTTACAACTAGACTGAAAAAACTTGAAGATGGCATATGTGATTGTATTATTCTTGCTGAAGCTGGATTAAGAAGATTAGATTTGATAAATAAAGAATTAAATTTTATAAGATTACAACATTACACAAACTTTGCTCAGGGTACTTTGGCTGTGCAATGGAAAACTGAATCAGAGCATGTAAGAGAAATGTGGAGTGGCGCTATGAGAGAAATGAAAGAAAAATACAATTTAGATATGTCTACTTACGATATAAACAGAACTAAAGAAATAAAAACTGGCCATGAGGTCTTAAAAGAATTAAATGCCGATTGTAATTCTGCTATTGCTTTAGAAGTAAAATGTGATGAATCTTCAACAGATATTGTTGGAGAAATATACGGTAGAAATAGATATATTTATTTTTATGCAAACAAAGTGAGTGATGCAATAAAAACAATTAAAGAAAAAGGCGGCTTAGAATTGTTAAATGAACATAATTGA
- a CDS encoding efflux RND transporter permease subunit yields the protein MNFINVFLDRPRILFLTLAFILLAGISSSGSVPIQDNPELAKRWGHIDIFYPGATQQKLETEVVNDLEIKIREVVEIYELFSIISEGFAKTRIELEQSVPPNLINETWSKIQNKLNQIYLPDGARAVLDVSSGPPITLHYAFFWNGTGEVPVIMMSRLAQQLERRLGSIGLTEVTAIYGEAEEEIFVEVDSVKMSSLELSYLDIVGALDAFDNKKPIGVVSNNDAEFGIRLKDNIQSIQSISEIPIKVLNNSEIIRLQDIAQVSMKPAYPLEDLYLYNGKPVISVSTTGTMSQRIFDYVVRAEKVVNEMRASLPEEFSIQLIYDESLYVADKFNELIRSFSLAAFFVLSLSFFILGIRPGLIVTAILPFSVSLVLLGCNLIGLPLHITSITGIIIALGLLIDNGIIVVEDYKFRRSQNLSIKESINQTLTQLTTPLAAATGTTVFAFLPIVTGEGSSIEYVGGLAITVIMSIVSSLVLALIMVPVLMSYMEKIPIFANIKVHEEGYRNENLLKKYRAFLTWCFEIPRRAILIAVSLPVIGFMFFTTIPNDFFPANDRDMFRVNIELPQNSSTLKSQKKAEIVRQQIIESGLIDIRQDNWFVGRRMPRVLNNVVGGKEKQGANNLAQGVFYVNDYDQMMRNLPQLSKYLVAENPDIMIYVDSFNTGPPIFADISYKIFGDDPFLLRSLGEELELIINNAPDISHTNSEASFSRTNIEIDFDSSNVSLSGKNTDILAQQLYAANNGIVVGSMLDANKEIPIRVKGISSSSDITGETSFLSIPTNNGVQLISSFGKTYLNKEFGDIKRINGQRVNNVEGWVWTGTLPSATEKFIKEEVENFKKKLPPGYTLKQGGEAETRGESQSQIYSSAAIYLVLITIGLVFALNSFRQTGLILSVAILSIGLSFVGLLVGRQNYGFIATVGAIGLIGLSINDSIIVLSHIKERAKQKVMTKADLIEVVIRSTRHIVTTSLTTLGGFLPLIFSSIFFAPLAWGMSVGVLGATLTALLYIPAMFIYLAKIKN from the coding sequence ATGAATTTTATTAATGTTTTTTTAGATCGCCCTAGAATACTTTTTTTAACTTTAGCTTTCATACTTCTTGCTGGTATATCGTCTTCAGGATCCGTTCCAATTCAAGACAACCCCGAACTTGCAAAAAGATGGGGCCATATCGATATTTTTTATCCTGGTGCAACTCAACAAAAACTTGAAACAGAAGTAGTAAATGATCTTGAAATAAAAATCAGAGAAGTCGTTGAAATCTATGAATTATTTTCAATTATATCTGAAGGATTTGCAAAAACTCGAATCGAATTAGAACAATCTGTTCCACCAAATTTGATCAATGAAACATGGTCAAAAATTCAAAATAAGCTTAATCAAATATATTTACCTGATGGTGCAAGAGCAGTACTTGATGTAAGTAGTGGACCACCAATAACTCTTCATTATGCTTTCTTCTGGAATGGTACAGGTGAAGTTCCTGTAATAATGATGTCTAGACTGGCACAACAATTAGAGAGAAGATTGGGTTCTATTGGACTTACTGAAGTTACTGCAATATATGGAGAAGCAGAGGAAGAAATTTTTGTAGAAGTTGACTCAGTAAAGATGTCCTCTCTTGAATTAAGTTATTTAGATATTGTTGGTGCATTGGATGCTTTTGATAATAAAAAACCAATAGGAGTAGTCTCTAATAATGATGCTGAGTTTGGAATAAGGCTGAAAGACAATATTCAAAGCATACAATCTATATCAGAAATTCCTATAAAGGTTTTAAATAATTCAGAAATCATAAGGTTACAAGATATTGCCCAAGTATCTATGAAACCCGCATATCCATTAGAAGATTTATATTTATACAATGGTAAGCCTGTTATATCTGTTTCCACAACTGGAACAATGTCACAAAGGATTTTTGATTATGTAGTTAGAGCAGAGAAAGTTGTGAATGAAATGAGAGCTTCGTTACCAGAAGAATTTTCAATACAACTCATATATGACGAATCATTGTATGTTGCTGATAAATTTAACGAATTGATAAGAAGCTTTTCTTTAGCTGCTTTTTTTGTTTTGAGTTTGAGCTTTTTTATTCTTGGCATAAGGCCTGGACTTATTGTTACAGCAATTTTACCCTTTTCAGTATCCTTAGTTTTATTAGGTTGTAATTTAATAGGATTACCTCTTCATATAACCTCGATTACAGGAATAATAATCGCACTTGGTCTTTTGATTGATAATGGAATTATTGTTGTAGAGGATTATAAATTTAGGCGTTCTCAAAATTTGTCCATCAAAGAATCGATTAATCAAACTTTAACTCAACTTACAACGCCTTTGGCAGCAGCCACTGGAACCACTGTATTTGCATTTTTGCCAATTGTTACCGGTGAAGGGTCAAGTATTGAATATGTTGGCGGCCTTGCAATAACTGTAATTATGTCAATCGTATCGTCACTTGTGCTAGCACTAATAATGGTACCTGTTTTGATGAGTTATATGGAAAAAATACCAATATTTGCAAACATCAAGGTTCATGAAGAGGGCTATAGAAATGAAAACCTCCTAAAAAAATATAGAGCATTTCTAACGTGGTGCTTTGAAATTCCCAGAAGAGCAATATTGATTGCTGTGTCTTTGCCTGTAATTGGCTTTATGTTTTTTACCACAATACCTAATGATTTCTTTCCAGCCAATGACAGAGATATGTTTAGAGTGAATATCGAGCTACCACAAAATTCATCTACTTTAAAAAGTCAAAAAAAGGCAGAAATAGTCAGGCAGCAGATAATCGAAAGTGGTTTGATAGATATCAGGCAAGATAATTGGTTTGTTGGAAGAAGGATGCCGAGAGTGCTTAACAATGTTGTTGGTGGAAAAGAAAAACAAGGAGCAAATAATCTTGCTCAAGGTGTTTTTTATGTGAACGATTATGATCAGATGATGAGAAATCTTCCGCAATTATCAAAATATCTGGTTGCAGAAAATCCTGATATTATGATTTATGTTGATAGTTTCAATACAGGCCCGCCAATTTTTGCTGATATAAGCTATAAAATTTTTGGTGATGATCCTTTTTTACTAAGATCTCTGGGTGAAGAGCTTGAGCTGATAATAAATAATGCCCCAGACATTAGCCATACTAATTCTGAAGCTTCATTTTCAAGAACAAATATTGAAATAGATTTTGATAGCTCAAATGTTTCGCTTTCTGGAAAAAATACGGATATTCTTGCACAACAACTCTATGCTGCAAATAATGGAATTGTTGTTGGATCGATGCTCGATGCAAATAAGGAGATACCTATAAGAGTAAAAGGTATTTCAAGCTCTAGCGACATTACAGGAGAAACTAGCTTTTTATCTATTCCAACAAATAATGGTGTTCAGTTAATTAGTAGTTTTGGCAAAACTTATCTAAATAAAGAATTTGGTGATATAAAAAGGATTAATGGGCAGAGGGTAAACAATGTGGAAGGTTGGGTGTGGACTGGAACTCTTCCATCCGCTACAGAAAAATTTATTAAAGAAGAAGTTGAAAATTTCAAGAAAAAATTACCACCAGGATATACGTTAAAACAAGGTGGTGAGGCGGAGACAAGAGGTGAATCACAATCACAGATATATTCGTCTGCAGCAATATACTTAGTCCTAATTACAATTGGATTAGTTTTTGCTTTAAATTCCTTTAGACAGACAGGCTTAATATTATCTGTAGCAATACTTTCAATTGGCTTATCCTTTGTTGGACTTTTAGTAGGGAGACAAAATTATGGTTTTATTGCAACAGTTGGAGCTATTGGATTAATAGGACT
- a CDS encoding flavin reductase family protein, which translates to MSDQGDFRKAMRNYIYSVSILSNKNIDGELNAITVSSVTSISMEPPSLLVCINKSSRIHDTLIKNSDFCINLLNKNQQEISNICSTDSLYDQRFDHDKWNTQTIPFLEEAQANIFCSIEDLVPYHTHTIVIGRVLNAISNDKINTLSYVNGKYV; encoded by the coding sequence ATGTCTGATCAAGGTGATTTTAGAAAAGCAATGAGAAACTATATTTATTCTGTGAGTATCTTATCAAATAAAAATATAGATGGTGAATTGAATGCTATAACAGTATCATCTGTGACATCTATATCTATGGAGCCGCCAAGCTTACTTGTTTGTATAAACAAAAGCTCAAGAATTCATGATACATTAATTAAAAATTCTGATTTTTGTATAAATCTTTTAAACAAAAATCAACAAGAAATCTCAAATATTTGCTCAACAGACTCTTTATATGATCAAAGATTCGATCATGACAAATGGAACACTCAAACAATTCCATTTTTAGAAGAGGCTCAAGCAAATATCTTTTGTTCCATTGAAGATTTAGTGCCATATCATACTCACACAATTGTTATCGGTAGAGTATTAAATGCAATTTCTAATGATAAAATAAATACTCTTAGTTATGTAAATGGTAAGTATGTTTAA
- the rsmD gene encoding 16S rRNA (guanine(966)-N(2))-methyltransferase RsmD, which yields MKKKIKISSGMLKGKKIVFENSQSLRPTTSKLKEILFDWLQFEISGTNCLDLFAGSGSIGIEAISRGAKKLVFVEINKKNFLNLNKTIKELQLKNLPKIFLKDAFIWIKNFDLSDFDFIFLDPPFSANYEEKILKFFSKYNKLKSSCKIYLEHSKFININMPDNFSILKEKNIGDVRAILIQKNDN from the coding sequence ATGAAGAAAAAAATTAAAATTTCCTCGGGAATGCTTAAAGGTAAAAAAATTGTATTTGAGAATAGTCAAAGCCTAAGACCAACAACAAGCAAATTAAAAGAAATTTTATTTGATTGGCTTCAGTTTGAAATTTCAGGTACTAATTGCTTAGATCTTTTTGCAGGCTCTGGTTCTATAGGTATTGAAGCTATTTCAAGGGGCGCTAAAAAGCTGGTCTTCGTTGAAATAAATAAAAAAAACTTCTTAAACTTAAATAAGACAATTAAAGAACTTCAATTAAAAAATTTACCAAAAATATTTCTGAAGGATGCTTTTATTTGGATTAAAAACTTTGATTTATCTGATTTTGATTTCATTTTTTTAGATCCTCCTTTCAGTGCAAACTATGAAGAAAAAATTTTAAAATTTTTTTCAAAATATAATAAATTAAAATCTTCCTGTAAAATCTATCTAGAACATAGTAAGTTCATAAACATAAATATGCCTGATAATTTTTCAATATTAAAAGAGAAAAATATTGGAGATGTAAGAGCAATATTGATTCAAAAAAATGACAATTAA
- a CDS encoding efflux RND transporter periplasmic adaptor subunit, whose protein sequence is MSKFFKIFCIFLLSFNVLSLEVLEVKILDSYLITKEFPGKLVPLEQSKLAFQVTGKIQKINVDIGDEVAKGDVLAELDKREAISQLNQAKAKFDLSLQLLSRYEDLKKDGHISVQELDRVNSEYLIAKSQYELYKVKVEQTDLIAPFNGVIQSRFLDTGTVINAGAPILEILDSNYVEAHISVPIEFLENMKIGTSYGFEFDNKTANGTFARLAPMSPGGSDSRLAIFKFESFFNPGSTAKLKLSVNKKSKGTWVPLRSLSQSEQGIWAVYTINENEIVVRDFVDIIYFEDEYAFVNGTLQDGDLIVLGGASKIIEGKKVN, encoded by the coding sequence ATGAGCAAATTTTTTAAAATATTTTGTATTTTTTTATTAAGCTTCAATGTTCTATCACTTGAAGTTCTTGAAGTTAAAATTTTGGATTCTTATTTAATTACTAAAGAATTTCCAGGAAAGCTTGTGCCACTTGAGCAGTCAAAATTAGCTTTTCAGGTGACGGGCAAAATACAAAAGATAAATGTAGATATAGGCGATGAGGTTGCAAAGGGTGATGTGCTTGCTGAGCTGGATAAAAGAGAGGCCATTTCTCAACTCAACCAAGCCAAAGCAAAATTTGATCTTTCGTTGCAATTGCTTAGCAGGTACGAGGATCTAAAAAAAGATGGCCATATTTCAGTTCAGGAACTAGATAGAGTTAATTCGGAATATTTGATAGCAAAATCCCAATATGAGTTATATAAAGTCAAAGTTGAGCAAACAGATCTAATAGCACCTTTTAATGGAGTAATACAAAGTAGATTTCTTGATACAGGCACGGTAATTAACGCTGGCGCACCAATACTAGAAATTCTAGATTCAAACTATGTTGAGGCTCACATATCTGTGCCAATAGAATTTTTAGAGAATATGAAAATAGGCACTAGTTATGGTTTTGAATTTGATAACAAAACAGCAAATGGCACATTTGCAAGATTAGCACCCATGTCACCAGGAGGGTCGGACAGTAGATTAGCAATATTTAAATTTGAAAGTTTTTTTAATCCAGGATCTACAGCAAAATTAAAATTAAGTGTAAATAAAAAATCTAAAGGGACTTGGGTTCCTTTAAGATCTTTATCCCAATCTGAACAAGGAATCTGGGCAGTTTATACAATAAATGAAAATGAGATAGTGGTTCGTGATTTTGTAGATATTATATATTTTGAGGATGAATATGCTTTTGTTAATGGCACACTGCAAGATGGAGATCTTATAGTCCTTGGTGGAGCTTCAAAAATTATTGAAGGTAAAAAAGTTAATTAG